Proteins encoded in a region of the bacterium genome:
- a CDS encoding YbaB/EbfC family nucleoid-associated protein — MGGKMANMNKMLKQMQKLQEEMARVQEELAGREITHSSGGGVVTATVNGKQELIDIKIAPESVDTKDIEMLEDMIIAAVNGAISESLKMAQEEMAKVAGLGGIPGMM; from the coding sequence ATTGGAGGAAAAATGGCCAATATGAATAAAATGCTCAAGCAAATGCAGAAGCTTCAAGAGGAGATGGCTCGTGTTCAAGAGGAACTTGCCGGCCGTGAGATAACTCATTCCTCTGGTGGTGGAGTAGTTACCGCCACTGTCAATGGCAAACAGGAGCTTATTGACATAAAGATTGCGCCGGAAAGCGTGGATACGAAAGACATAGAGATGTTGGAGGATATGATAATTGCCGCAGTTAATGGTGCAATTTCCGAATCGCTAAAAATGGCACAGGAAGAGATGGCTAAAGTTGCCGGATTGGGCGGAATTCCTGGCATGATGTAG
- the dnaX gene encoding DNA polymerase III subunit gamma/tau, translating into MSYLVLARKCRPQNFDEVAAQEHITETLKKAITKDRISHSYLFCGPRGTGKTTMARILAKALNCQSFSAPTPTPCGECESCVSVAASRNADVLEIDGASNRGVQEIQALRERVQYAPRGRFKVFIIDEVHMLTKEAFNALLKTLEEPPERVVFIFATTEPHKLPSTIISRCQRYDFRRIPTDVIAERIKTIAKAEGLLLSDDAAFIIAQRADGGLRDSLSLLDQILAYSPKGELSSDEVAAILGVLPLDAFAKISKCIADENPACAIKELDVLLESGIDITQVASGLSMHFHGALMAAIGVDQEGVSEKALKEYARFAEKIDTADILRMAKLASGLQAKLKSSGTPRFLLEQTLIYIATIDSTADIRKVIVESKNEAPITLSQSSPRLRPEAEVLVNDSEVPETTIDPQFNRIIKLFESSRGEGKAEMLRQARFILDEGRVIFKFPHSFKFQVDNILKKKENLDELSKAVTTVLGEGTRIKLSTEESPAPSTEGHAKSTKKEIPEGVISLLSAFDAKIEN; encoded by the coding sequence ATGTCTTATTTAGTATTAGCGAGAAAGTGTAGACCACAAAATTTTGATGAGGTTGCAGCGCAGGAACATATCACTGAGACGCTGAAGAAGGCGATAACCAAAGATCGCATTTCGCATTCGTATCTGTTTTGCGGCCCGCGCGGAACTGGAAAAACGACAATGGCGAGGATACTTGCTAAGGCATTAAATTGCCAGAGTTTTTCCGCACCTACTCCTACACCTTGCGGAGAGTGTGAGAGCTGCGTTTCGGTAGCTGCTTCACGCAATGCCGATGTTTTGGAGATAGATGGTGCTTCTAATAGGGGAGTTCAGGAGATACAGGCTCTCAGAGAGCGTGTGCAATATGCCCCTCGAGGGAGATTCAAAGTTTTCATTATAGATGAAGTTCACATGCTCACGAAGGAGGCCTTTAACGCGCTTTTAAAAACACTCGAAGAACCTCCGGAGCGGGTAGTTTTTATTTTCGCAACAACTGAACCCCACAAGTTGCCATCGACAATTATCAGCCGCTGCCAGAGATATGATTTTAGAAGGATCCCTACCGATGTTATCGCCGAGAGAATTAAGACTATAGCTAAAGCGGAGGGCTTATTACTTTCCGATGATGCTGCTTTCATAATCGCCCAACGCGCCGATGGTGGTCTGAGAGACTCCCTTTCGCTTCTCGACCAGATTTTAGCATATTCGCCAAAGGGCGAGCTTAGCTCAGACGAAGTCGCCGCAATCTTGGGCGTGCTGCCACTGGATGCCTTCGCAAAAATATCAAAATGCATTGCCGATGAAAATCCTGCATGTGCAATAAAAGAACTAGATGTTCTTCTTGAATCAGGAATCGACATAACCCAAGTTGCATCGGGGCTTTCGATGCATTTTCACGGCGCGCTTATGGCGGCTATTGGCGTTGATCAGGAGGGCGTTTCCGAAAAAGCACTCAAGGAATATGCGCGATTTGCCGAGAAAATCGACACTGCAGATATACTAAGGATGGCCAAATTAGCCTCCGGACTTCAAGCTAAATTGAAATCCTCCGGCACGCCGAGGTTTTTACTCGAGCAAACCTTAATATATATTGCAACTATCGATAGCACCGCCGACATTCGAAAAGTCATTGTCGAATCCAAAAATGAAGCCCCGATAACTTTATCTCAATCTTCTCCAAGACTTCGTCCCGAGGCTGAGGTTTTGGTCAATGACAGCGAGGTTCCCGAAACGACCATAGATCCCCAATTTAATAGGATAATTAAACTATTTGAATCTTCGAGGGGAGAAGGAAAAGCCGAGATGCTCCGGCAAGCTCGATTTATACTCGACGAAGGACGCGTTATCTTTAAATTCCCACATAGCTTCAAATTTCAGGTGGATAATATACTCAAGAAAAAAGAAAATCTCGATGAGCTTTCTAAAGCTGTAACCACGGTTTTGGGCGAAGGAACAAGAATCAAATTATCGACAGAAGAAAGCCCAGCGCCCTCGACCGAGGGGCATGCCAAATCCACAAAAAAGGAAATACCTGAAGGAGTAATTTCTTTACTTTCCGCTTTCGATGCGAAAATAGAAAATTAA